A window of Plantibacter sp. PA-3-X8 genomic DNA:
CCGATGGTCGCGGCCCCAGACGAACGCGGTCCGGGTCAGGACCGGCGCGTGGATCGAGAGGATGTCGAGCCCGGTCTCGGCGGCGAGGGCGCGGAGGGCGTCGGCGTCCTGCGTGACGCGGTCCTGGGTCACCATGACCTCGACGCCGTCGTAGCCGGCTTCGGCGGCCAACTCGAACGCGCGCCGGGTTCCCAGCGGGTAGACGCAGGAGGTGCTCATGCCATGGCGGATCATCAGCGCAAGCATATGCTCGCCGTCTGAACACGCGGTTTCGCCATGCGGAACGCTGCTAGCCTGAACAGCGAACCCGAGTACCCCGGGAGGGCCATCATCACCAGATATTCCGCGCCTGACGGCGGATCAGCGTCGACCTTCGACTTCATCGTGGTATCCAACCGGCTGCCGGTCGATCGCGTCGTCGATGCAGACGGCGCCGAGAGCTGGCGGACCTCACCCGGTGGACTTGTGACCGCCCTCGAACCCGTCATGCGCGGTGCCGACGGCGCCTGGATCGGATGGGCCGGCTCTGCCGACCTCGAGATCGAGCCGTTCGACAACGACGACATGTGGATCATCCCGGTCCCGCTGTCCGAGGACGAGATCGCCCGCTACTACGAGGGCTTCTCGAACGACACCATCTGGCCGCTCTACCACGACGTCATCGCTCCGCCGAGCTACCACCGCGAGTGGTGGGACTCCTACGTCGCCGTGAACCGACGGTTCGCGGAGGCGGCCGCAGCGGCCGCGTCCGACGGCGGGACCGTCTGGGTGCAGGACTACCAGCTGCAGCTCGTGCCGAAGATGCTGCGTGAGCTGCGACCCGATCTCACGATCGGCTTCTTCAACCACATCCCGTTCCCGGCCTACGGCATCTACTCGCAGCTCCCATGGCGACGCCAGATCATCGAGGGACTGCTCGGCGCCGACGTCATCGGCTTCCAGCGCGTCGCGGACGCGGGCAACTTCTCCCGGGCGGTCCGCCGCCTGTTCGGGTACGAGACGAAGGGGGCCGCGATCCAGGTCCCGCTCGATGCGGCACTCGTGTCGGTCACGACGGACGCGGCACCGGTCGCCTCGAAGCGTGGCGCCCCGTACCGCACGGTGATCGCCCGGCACTTCCCGATCTCGATCGACAGCAAGGGGTACCAGGCCCTCGCGCAACGCCCCGACATCATCGCCCGTGCCAAGCAGATCCGCGAGGAGCTCGGCAACCCGGAGACGATCATGCTCGGCGTCGACCGCCTCGACTACACGAAGGGCATCGGGCACCGACTCAAGGCCTTCGGAGAGCTCCTCGCGCAGGGCAAGCTCGCGGTCGAGGACGTCACGCTCGTCCAGGTCGCCAGCCCCAGCCGCGAACGCGTCGAGACGTACCGTCAGCTCCGCGACGACATCGAGCAGACGGTCGGCCGGATCAACGGCGACTTCGGCACCATCGGCCACACCGCGATCCAGTACCTGCACCACGGGTACCCCCGCGAGGAGATGGCTGCCCTCTACCTCGCCGCCGACGTCATGCTCGTCACAGCCCTGCGCGACGGCATGAACCTCGTCGCGAAGGAGTACGTCGCCGCTCGCTACGACAACGACGGCGTCCTCGTGCTGAGCGAGTTCGCCGGCGCGTCCGACGAGCTGAAGCAGGCCCTCAAGATCAACCCGCACGACATCGAGGGGATGAAGTCGGCGATCCTCCAGGCCGTGCACATGACGAAGGCCGAGCGTGGTCGTCGCATGCGGGCGCTGCGCAAGCGCGTCATGGAGTACGACGTCGCGCGGTGGTCGGCGTCCTTCCTCGACGAGTTGCAGCGTGTGCGTGACCAGTCACCGACCATCGAGCAGGGGAGCACCACCCAGTCATGAGCACCACCGACGAGCCCACCGACACCCTCGGGGGGCTTCCCCTCGGACTGCGTGCGGAACTCCGCCGCCTGGCCGACGTCCCGAAGCTCCTGGTGGCCCTGGACTTCGACGGCACGCTGGCCCCCGAGGTCGACGACCCGGACCAGGCGCGGGCGCTGCCCGCGGCCCGCAAGGCCGTGTTGGCGCTGATGGACCTGGCAGGGACGCGCGTCGCACTCGTGTCCGGGCGTGCGATCGACAGTCTCGTGGCGGTGGCCGAGCTGCCAGACCACGCCCTGTTCGCCGGCTCGCACGGCGTCGAGATCCGTCTCGACAACCCCGACGACGCCCTCGCCCTCGACGATGAGGAGCGCGAACAGCGGGAGACCCTCCAACGGATCCTCCAGGACGTCGCGGAGGGTTACGATAATGTCTGGATCGAGCGGAAGCCGGCAGGGTTCGCCCTGCACACGAGGCTCGCCAGTGAAGAAGACTCCAGGATCGCCCACCTCGAAGCACTCGCCCACACCAAGGACGAGTTCGGCGCCCTGACGGTTCGAGAGGGCAAGAACGTCCTCGAGTTCTCGCTCAGGAGCGCGACCAAGGGCGAAGCCGTCGAACACCTCCGGCGGTACACCAAAGCAGATGCCGTGTTCTACGCGGGCGACGACGTCACGGACGAGGACGCGTTCGGCGCACTCGGCCCCGGCGACCTCGGGGTGAAGAGCGGCACCGGCGTGACCGCCGCCGACTTCAGGGTCGAAGGACCCTCCGAGATCGCGCGCGTCCTCGGCATGCTCGCGGAATATCGAAGCAACAAGGAAGCCGTAGACTCTTAAAATGCCAGAGATCGACATCAAACCACGCAGTCGTGCCGTCACCGACGGGATCGAGGCGACCACCTCGCGCGGCATGCTCCGCGCCGTCGGCATGGGCGACGAGGACTGGGACAAGCCCCAGATCGGCATCGCGAGCTCGTGGAACGAGATCACGCCCTGCAACCTCTCGCTCGACCGCCTCGCACAGGGGGCCAAGGAGGGCGTGCACTCCGGCGGGGGATACCCGCTGCAGTTCGGCACCATCTCCGTCTCCGACGGCATCTCCATGGGCCACGAGGGCATGCACTTCTCGCTCGTCTCGCGCGAGGTCATCGCCGACAGCGTCGAGACCGTGGTCATGGCCGAACGCCTCGACGGCACGGTCCTGCTCGCCGGCTGCGACAAGTCGCTGCCGGGCATGCTCATGGCCGCCGCGCGGCTCGACCTCTCCTCGGTCTTCCTCTACGCCGGATCGATCGCGCCGGGTTGGGTCAAGCTCTCCGACGGCACCGAGAAGGAGGTCACGATCATCGACTCTTTCGAGGCGGTCGGGGCCTGCAAAGCCGGCAACATGAGTGAAGAGGACCTGAAGCGCATCGAGTGCGCCATCGCCCCGGGCGAGGGCGCCTGCGGCGGGATGTACACGGCCAACACGATGGCGTCGGTCGCCGAGGCGCTCGGCATGAGCCTCCCGGGCTCGGCATCGCCCCCCTCGGCCGACCGCCGTCGCGACTACTTCGCGCACCGCTCGGGCGAGGCCGTGGTCAACATGCTCCGACTCGGCATCACCGCGCGCGACATCCTGACGAAGGAGGCGTTCGAGAACGCCATCGCCGTCGCGATGGCATTCGGCGGATCGACGAACGTGGTCCTGCACCTGCTCGCGATCGCCCGCGAGGCCGAGGTCGACCTCACGCTCGACGACTTCAACCGCATCGGCGACAAGGTGCCGCACATCGGCGACCTGAAGCCGTTCGGCCAGTACGTCATGAACGACGTCGACCGTCACGGCGGCGTCCCCGTCGTCATGAAGGCGCTGCTCGACGCCGGTCTGCTGCACGGCGACTGCCTCACGGTCACCGGCAAGACGGTCGCCGAGAACCTCGCCGACATCAACCCCGACCCGATCGACGGCACGGTCATCCGCACGCTCGACAACCCGATCCACGCGACCGGCGGCATCACGATCCTCAAGGGGTCGTTCGCGCCCGAGGGCGCCGTCGTGAAGACGGCCGGATTCGACGCCGAGGTCTTCGAAGGACCCGCGCGGGTCTTCGAACGTGAACGCGGAGCCATGGACGCGCTCACCGAGGGCAAGATCAACAAGGGCGACGTCGTCATCATCCGCTACGAGGGCCCGAAGGGTGGGCCGGGGATGCGCGAGATGCTCGCGATCACGGCCGCCATCAAGGGCGCCGGACTCGGCAAGGATGTACTACTGTTGACGGACGGTCGATTCTCAGGCGGCACAACCGGACTGTGCATCGGCCACATAGCACCCGAAGCGGTGGACGCAGGTCCAATCGCCTTCGTGCGCGATGGTGATCTGATACGGGTCGATATCGCTGGCCGCTCGCTCGACCTACTCGTCGACGAAGCAGAGCTGGAAGCCCGCCGCGACGGCTGGGCGCCTCTGCCCCCGCGCTATACCCGTGGCGTTCTCGCAAAGTACTCTCGTCTCGTGCACTCCGCAGCGGAGGGCGCGATCACGGGATAACCGAGCATCTCGTTCGTGCATCTCATCGCTGAAGGAATCATCATGCCCACGGAATCCCAACCCGTGCCTCATCCCAGAACACCTGCGGCCCCGGCCGCACCGGAGATCCTGACGGGAGCCCAGGCGATCGTCCGATCGCTCGAGCTCCTCGGGGTCACCGACATCTTCGGTCTGCCCGGCGGAGCGATCCTGCCGACCTACGACCCGCTGATGGACTCGACGAAGCTCCGTCACATCCTGGTCCGACACGAGCAGGGTGCCGGCCACGCGGCCGAAGGATACGCCGCCGCCGGTGGCGGGATCGGCGTGTGCATCGCGACGTCCGGCCCCGGCGCGACGAACCTCGTCACCGCGATCGCCGACGCCTACATGGACTCGGTGCCGATGGTCGCGATCACCGGTCAGGTGTTCTCGACCCTCATGGGCACGGACGCGTTCCAGGAGGCGGACATCGTCGGCATCACCATGCCGATCACGAAGCACTCCTTCCTCGTCAAGACCCCGGAGGAGGTCCCGGCGGCCATCGCCGCGGCCTACGAGATCGCGGGTACCGGCCGTCCCGGACCGGTGCTGGTCGACATCACGAAGGACGCCCAGCAGGCTGAAGCGCCGTTCATCTGGCCGCCGAAGGTCGACCTGCCCGGCTACCGTCCGGTGACGAAGGCGCACGGCAAGCAGATCCAGGCCGCTGCGCAGCTGCTCGTCAACGCCAAGAAGCCGGTGCTGTACGTCGGCGGCGGCGTGATCCGCTCCAAGGCCTCCGAGGAACTGCTCGCGCTGGCCGAGGCGACCGGGGCTCCGGTCGTGACGACGCTCATGGCTCGCGGGGCGTTCCCCGACTCGCACACGCAGCACCTCGGCATGCCCGGCATGCACGGCACCGTCCCGGCAGTGCTCGCGCTGCAGGAAGCCGACCTGCTCGTGTCGCTCGGTGCCCGATTCGACGACCGCGTGACCGGCAAGGCCTCGCTCTTCGCGCCGAACGCGAAGGTCGTCCACGTGGACGTCGACCCGGCCGAGATCTCGAAGATCCGCATCGCGGACGTCCCCATCGTGGGCGACGCGAAGGACGTCATCGTCGACCTCCAGTCGGCGTTCGAGGCAGCCGCCCGCGAGGTCACCCCCGACATCGCCGAGTGGTGGTCCTACCTCGACGGTCTCCGCGAGGAGTTCCCGCTGGGCTACGCCGAGCCGACCGACGGTCTGCTCTCGCCACAGCACGTGATCTCCCGCATCGGCGAGATCACCGGTCCGGAGGGCGTCTTCGCGTCGGGCGTCGGCCAGCACCAGATGTGGGCGGCGCAGTTCATCAAGTACGAGCGTCCGAACTCCTGGCTGAACTCCGGCGGTGCCGGGACCATGGGCTACTCAGTCCCTGCGGCCATGGGCGCCAAGGTGGCCCAGCCCGATCGCCACGTGTGGGCGATCGACGGCGACGGCTGCTTCCAGATGACCAACCAGGAACTCGCGACCTGCACGATCAACAACATCCCGATCAAGGTCGCGATCATCAACAACTCCTCACTGGGCATGGTCCGCCAGTGGCAGACGCTCTTCTACGACGGTCGGTACTCGAACACCGACCTGAACACCGGGCACGACACCATCCGGATCCCGGACTTCGTCAAGCTGGCCGAGGCCTACGGTTGCCTCGCGATCCGCGTGACGAAGGAGGAGGAGGTCGACGCCGCCATCAAGCTCGCCCTGGAGACGAACGACCGTCCGGTCGTCATCGACTTCGTCGTGAGTGCCGACGCGATGGTGTGGCCGATGGTGCCGCAGGGCGTCAGCAACAGCTACGTCCAGTACGCCAAGGACCACAGTCCGTCGTTCGATGAGGAGGCCTGAGCATGAGCAGCCACGTCCTGAGCCTCCTCGTCGAGGACAAGCCCGGTCTGCTGACCCGCGTCGCCGGGTTGTTCGCCCGCCGGGGCTTCAACATCGAGAGTCTCGCGGTCGGCCACAGCGAGATCGAGGGTCTGTCCCGGATCACGGTCGTCGTCGACGTCGAGGAGCTTCCGCTCGAGCAGGTGACGAAGCAGCTGAACAAGCTCATCAACGTCATCAAGATCGTCGAGCTGGATCCGGCGCAGTCCGTCCAGCGTGAGCACCTGCTCATCAAGGTCCGCGTCGACAACTCCACCCGTTCCCAGGTGCTGGAAGCCGTCAACCTGTTCCGGGCCCGCGTCGTCGACGTGGCGACGGACGCCCTCGTGATCGAGGTCACGGGCGACTCCGGGAAGACGACCGCGCTCCTCAAGGTGCTCGAGCCCTACGGCATCAAGGAGATCGCCCAATCGGGT
This region includes:
- a CDS encoding acetolactate synthase large subunit: MPTESQPVPHPRTPAAPAAPEILTGAQAIVRSLELLGVTDIFGLPGGAILPTYDPLMDSTKLRHILVRHEQGAGHAAEGYAAAGGGIGVCIATSGPGATNLVTAIADAYMDSVPMVAITGQVFSTLMGTDAFQEADIVGITMPITKHSFLVKTPEEVPAAIAAAYEIAGTGRPGPVLVDITKDAQQAEAPFIWPPKVDLPGYRPVTKAHGKQIQAAAQLLVNAKKPVLYVGGGVIRSKASEELLALAEATGAPVVTTLMARGAFPDSHTQHLGMPGMHGTVPAVLALQEADLLVSLGARFDDRVTGKASLFAPNAKVVHVDVDPAEISKIRIADVPIVGDAKDVIVDLQSAFEAAAREVTPDIAEWWSYLDGLREEFPLGYAEPTDGLLSPQHVISRIGEITGPEGVFASGVGQHQMWAAQFIKYERPNSWLNSGGAGTMGYSVPAAMGAKVAQPDRHVWAIDGDGCFQMTNQELATCTINNIPIKVAIINNSSLGMVRQWQTLFYDGRYSNTDLNTGHDTIRIPDFVKLAEAYGCLAIRVTKEEEVDAAIKLALETNDRPVVIDFVVSADAMVWPMVPQGVSNSYVQYAKDHSPSFDEEA
- the otsA gene encoding alpha,alpha-trehalose-phosphate synthase (UDP-forming), whose amino-acid sequence is MRNAASLNSEPEYPGRAIITRYSAPDGGSASTFDFIVVSNRLPVDRVVDADGAESWRTSPGGLVTALEPVMRGADGAWIGWAGSADLEIEPFDNDDMWIIPVPLSEDEIARYYEGFSNDTIWPLYHDVIAPPSYHREWWDSYVAVNRRFAEAAAAAASDGGTVWVQDYQLQLVPKMLRELRPDLTIGFFNHIPFPAYGIYSQLPWRRQIIEGLLGADVIGFQRVADAGNFSRAVRRLFGYETKGAAIQVPLDAALVSVTTDAAPVASKRGAPYRTVIARHFPISIDSKGYQALAQRPDIIARAKQIREELGNPETIMLGVDRLDYTKGIGHRLKAFGELLAQGKLAVEDVTLVQVASPSRERVETYRQLRDDIEQTVGRINGDFGTIGHTAIQYLHHGYPREEMAALYLAADVMLVTALRDGMNLVAKEYVAARYDNDGVLVLSEFAGASDELKQALKINPHDIEGMKSAILQAVHMTKAERGRRMRALRKRVMEYDVARWSASFLDELQRVRDQSPTIEQGSTTQS
- the ilvD gene encoding dihydroxy-acid dehydratase; the encoded protein is MPEIDIKPRSRAVTDGIEATTSRGMLRAVGMGDEDWDKPQIGIASSWNEITPCNLSLDRLAQGAKEGVHSGGGYPLQFGTISVSDGISMGHEGMHFSLVSREVIADSVETVVMAERLDGTVLLAGCDKSLPGMLMAAARLDLSSVFLYAGSIAPGWVKLSDGTEKEVTIIDSFEAVGACKAGNMSEEDLKRIECAIAPGEGACGGMYTANTMASVAEALGMSLPGSASPPSADRRRDYFAHRSGEAVVNMLRLGITARDILTKEAFENAIAVAMAFGGSTNVVLHLLAIAREAEVDLTLDDFNRIGDKVPHIGDLKPFGQYVMNDVDRHGGVPVVMKALLDAGLLHGDCLTVTGKTVAENLADINPDPIDGTVIRTLDNPIHATGGITILKGSFAPEGAVVKTAGFDAEVFEGPARVFERERGAMDALTEGKINKGDVVIIRYEGPKGGPGMREMLAITAAIKGAGLGKDVLLLTDGRFSGGTTGLCIGHIAPEAVDAGPIAFVRDGDLIRVDIAGRSLDLLVDEAELEARRDGWAPLPPRYTRGVLAKYSRLVHSAAEGAITG
- the otsB gene encoding trehalose-phosphatase, which encodes MSTTDEPTDTLGGLPLGLRAELRRLADVPKLLVALDFDGTLAPEVDDPDQARALPAARKAVLALMDLAGTRVALVSGRAIDSLVAVAELPDHALFAGSHGVEIRLDNPDDALALDDEEREQRETLQRILQDVAEGYDNVWIERKPAGFALHTRLASEEDSRIAHLEALAHTKDEFGALTVREGKNVLEFSLRSATKGEAVEHLRRYTKADAVFYAGDDVTDEDAFGALGPGDLGVKSGTGVTAADFRVEGPSEIARVLGMLAEYRSNKEAVDS
- the ilvN gene encoding acetolactate synthase small subunit, with the protein product MSSHVLSLLVEDKPGLLTRVAGLFARRGFNIESLAVGHSEIEGLSRITVVVDVEELPLEQVTKQLNKLINVIKIVELDPAQSVQREHLLIKVRVDNSTRSQVLEAVNLFRARVVDVATDALVIEVTGDSGKTTALLKVLEPYGIKEIAQSGLLAIGRGSKSITERVFKN